The proteins below are encoded in one region of Gammaproteobacteria bacterium:
- a CDS encoding matrixin family metalloprotease: MTAARLMLIAAALAVPAAAWPFAYLAQNPVPGGEPLDKQSSGEPVVWADQAVVINLNLDSRGAGFNRVAAEVLGEWNAVGTRLQWQAGDARVPEDSLCGEPPAVAGQPRPEPVKVAFWRAFVTCTGDGFGDDVLAVTHRYSEQTEGEPWHIVDVAVVMNSSPSLSWAPEQDQAVTTDFLGRETHDFRRVFLHEMGHAAGLEHPDETVPPQTVTAIMNSRVGDINRLQADDIAGLSFLYAGSGNNNANTNGNTGSSTSSGGASGGGATGGAAAGLLLGLWLLGRRVRVQSSPKSSFK, encoded by the coding sequence ATGACGGCGGCAAGGCTGATGCTGATCGCCGCGGCCTTGGCGGTGCCCGCCGCGGCCTGGCCCTTCGCCTACTTGGCGCAAAACCCGGTACCGGGCGGTGAGCCCCTGGACAAACAAAGCAGCGGCGAGCCCGTGGTGTGGGCGGACCAGGCCGTGGTCATCAATTTAAACCTGGACAGCCGCGGCGCGGGCTTCAACCGGGTGGCGGCCGAGGTGCTGGGGGAGTGGAATGCCGTGGGCACCCGTTTGCAATGGCAGGCGGGGGATGCCCGGGTCCCCGAGGACAGCTTGTGCGGTGAGCCGCCTGCAGTGGCGGGCCAGCCGCGCCCGGAGCCGGTCAAAGTGGCATTCTGGCGCGCCTTCGTCACCTGCACCGGGGACGGCTTCGGCGATGATGTCCTGGCGGTGACCCACCGCTACTCCGAACAGACTGAGGGGGAACCCTGGCACATCGTGGACGTGGCCGTGGTGATGAACAGCTCGCCCTCGCTAAGCTGGGCGCCCGAACAGGACCAGGCGGTCACCACCGATTTTCTGGGCCGGGAAACGCACGATTTCCGCCGCGTGTTTTTGCACGAAATGGGCCATGCGGCCGGCCTGGAGCACCCGGACGAGACCGTCCCGCCGCAAACGGTCACCGCCATCATGAATTCCCGGGTGGGTGATATCAACCGCCTGCAGGCGGACGACATTGCCGGCCTGAGCTTTTTATACGCCGGCAGCGGCAATAACAACGCAAACACCAACGGCAACACCGGCAGCAGCACCAGCAGCGGCGGGGCCAGCGGCGGCGGCGCCACGGGAGGGGCTGCCGCGGGCTTGCTGCTGGGACTTTGGCTGTTGGGACGACGGGTTCGAGTTCAGTCGTCGCCGAAATCTTCGTTCAAATAG
- a CDS encoding MarC family protein: MEGLFNTFVVLFIVIDPVGLAPIFAALTAGMMPAARRRTALRGTALATVILLAFLFSGDALFQVLGISLEAFRIAGGALLFLLAIDMVFARQSGLRSTTEGEQREAAHKQDLSVFPLAFPLIAGPGALTTVLLMAANAGDAWAFASGLAVLLVVLGLALASLLVAARLQGWLGETGANVISRLLGLILAALAVQYMLDGLKAVFVAG, translated from the coding sequence ATGGAAGGATTGTTCAACACCTTCGTGGTCTTGTTCATCGTGATCGATCCTGTGGGCCTCGCGCCCATTTTCGCCGCCCTCACCGCGGGCATGATGCCGGCGGCCCGGCGGCGCACCGCGCTGCGTGGCACGGCGCTGGCCACGGTAATCCTGCTGGCGTTTTTGTTCAGCGGCGATGCCTTGTTCCAGGTATTGGGTATCAGCCTGGAGGCCTTCCGCATCGCCGGGGGCGCTTTGTTGTTTCTGCTGGCCATCGACATGGTGTTCGCGCGCCAGTCCGGTTTGCGTTCCACCACCGAGGGGGAACAACGGGAAGCGGCCCACAAGCAGGACCTGTCTGTCTTCCCCCTGGCTTTTCCCCTCATCGCCGGCCCCGGTGCCCTGACCACGGTGCTGCTCATGGCCGCCAACGCCGGCGACGCCTGGGCATTTGCCAGCGGCCTGGCCGTGTTGCTGGTGGTATTGGGTCTGGCCCTGGCCTCTTTGCTGGTCGCCGCCCGCCTGCAAGGCTGGCTGGGGGAGACCGGCGCCAACGTCATCAGCCGCCTGCTGGGCTTGATCCTGGCTGCCCTGGCGGTGCAGTACATGCTCGACGGTCTCAAGGCGGTGTTTGTTGCAGGCTGA
- a CDS encoding NADP(H)-dependent aldo-keto reductase has protein sequence MEYHSLGRTDLKVSALCLGTMTFGEQNSESEAHAQLDYARAAGVNFIDAAEMYPVPPRAETFGATEAIIGRWLKKRGGRDRLVLATKVTGRASDLNYIRRGPRLSRAHILAAVDGSLARLQTDYIDLYQLHWPDRRTNCFGRLGYEHDPQDQAVPLAESLQTLAELVRTGKVRHIGLSNETPWGVAEALRLSDRLGLPRVVSIQNPYSLLNRSFEVGLAEMAIRENVGLLPYSPLGFGTLSGKYLGGARPAGARLSRYARFSRYTKPRGQAAAEAYVQLARRHGLDPAQMALAFVTSRPFVTSTLIGATTLDQLKSNIASTALTLPPTVLAGIDEIHHNNPNPCP, from the coding sequence ATGGAATACCATTCCCTAGGCCGCACGGATCTCAAGGTCAGCGCCCTGTGCCTGGGCACCATGACCTTCGGCGAACAGAACAGCGAGTCCGAGGCCCACGCCCAGCTGGACTACGCCCGGGCCGCCGGGGTGAACTTCATCGACGCGGCGGAAATGTATCCGGTGCCACCGCGGGCGGAGACCTTTGGCGCCACAGAGGCCATCATAGGCAGGTGGCTGAAGAAGCGGGGCGGGCGCGACCGGCTCGTGCTGGCCACCAAGGTCACCGGCCGGGCCAGCGATCTCAACTACATCCGCCGCGGGCCGCGCCTCAGCCGCGCGCACATTCTGGCAGCGGTGGACGGCAGCCTGGCACGCCTGCAGACCGACTACATCGACCTCTACCAGCTCCACTGGCCTGACCGGCGCACCAATTGCTTTGGCAGGCTGGGCTACGAGCACGATCCCCAGGACCAGGCCGTGCCCCTGGCAGAGAGCCTGCAGACCCTGGCGGAACTGGTGCGGACAGGCAAGGTGCGCCACATCGGGCTGTCCAACGAAACCCCCTGGGGGGTGGCGGAGGCCCTGCGTTTGTCCGACCGCCTGGGCCTGCCGCGGGTGGTGAGCATTCAGAACCCCTACAGCCTGCTCAACCGCAGCTTTGAAGTGGGGCTGGCGGAAATGGCCATCCGCGAGAACGTGGGCCTCTTGCCCTATTCACCCTTGGGCTTCGGTACCTTGAGCGGCAAATACCTGGGCGGCGCCAGACCGGCCGGGGCACGCCTCAGCCGCTACGCCCGTTTCAGCCGCTACACCAAGCCCCGCGGTCAGGCCGCCGCCGAGGCCTACGTGCAACTGGCCCGCCGCCACGGTCTGGACCCGGCCCAGATGGCCCTGGCCTTTGTCACCAGCCGGCCCTTTGTCACCAGCACCCTCATCGGCGCCACCACCTTGGACCAGCTCAAAAGCAACATCGCCAGCACCGCGCTGACCCTGCCACCGACGGTGCTGGCGGGCATCGACGAGATCCACCACAACAACCCCAACCCGTGCCCATGA
- a CDS encoding lipase family protein, with the protein MAVITASIDHYYVRLSRGSRLQLNERDSIEWQALIVMQGKPWQIFAFFVKDVAAAPPNFRSPVVNRLFVFLPLEHYPHWLDILRNEAPLAFVFDECHPAGAALVTAAEPVGEGEAVCCPPQDSRPPAGGDAPQSAPFDAFEPNARDHSWANSYLLAVASYYIYGEGGQLNAGGAFYEQFVATLRPWLAPPEDSSVRFDFVSDENLLGGAGTQAMVMSTSRFVLVIFRGTQTVLSNVPSDWLTNAAFAGAPAPVLWAEPGVVAHNGWLHAANATYDDIIDLIHAHRDGQNKPLWVAGHSLGGALTLLLALRIQTSGDYQLSGACTYGCPPTGGGSFYQAFNNQDLQQRIYRWVNNDDIVPQLPLLGYSAVGRKFFINESGTVIPDAPPAAPTFPSIADHNMLSYARLIHANLPAQLQSRLPSI; encoded by the coding sequence ATGGCCGTTATCACCGCAAGTATTGATCACTACTACGTCCGCCTCAGCCGCGGCAGTCGTTTGCAGCTGAATGAGCGGGACAGCATCGAGTGGCAGGCGCTGATCGTCATGCAGGGCAAACCATGGCAGATCTTCGCTTTTTTCGTCAAGGATGTGGCCGCCGCCCCGCCCAATTTCCGCTCGCCCGTTGTTAACCGTTTGTTTGTCTTTTTGCCCCTGGAACACTACCCACACTGGCTGGATATACTCCGCAACGAGGCGCCGCTGGCCTTCGTGTTTGACGAGTGCCACCCGGCCGGGGCGGCGTTGGTCACTGCCGCTGAACCGGTGGGGGAAGGGGAGGCGGTCTGCTGTCCGCCGCAGGACAGCCGTCCTCCCGCCGGCGGTGATGCACCCCAAAGCGCCCCCTTCGATGCCTTTGAGCCCAATGCCCGGGATCATTCCTGGGCCAACAGTTATCTGCTGGCGGTGGCGTCCTATTACATCTATGGCGAAGGCGGCCAGCTCAACGCCGGCGGTGCGTTTTACGAGCAGTTTGTCGCCACCCTGCGGCCCTGGCTGGCCCCGCCGGAGGACAGCAGCGTGCGCTTCGATTTCGTCAGCGACGAAAACCTGCTGGGTGGCGCCGGCACCCAGGCCATGGTCATGTCCACCTCACGCTTCGTGCTGGTGATCTTTCGCGGCACCCAGACCGTGCTGTCCAATGTGCCCAGTGACTGGCTCACCAATGCCGCCTTTGCCGGCGCCCCGGCTCCGGTGCTGTGGGCCGAACCGGGGGTGGTGGCCCACAACGGCTGGCTTCACGCCGCCAATGCCACCTACGACGACATCATCGACCTGATCCATGCCCACCGGGACGGCCAGAACAAACCGCTATGGGTGGCCGGCCACAGCCTGGGCGGGGCTCTGACCCTGTTGCTGGCCCTGCGCATTCAGACCTCGGGCGATTACCAACTCAGCGGCGCCTGCACCTACGGCTGCCCGCCCACTGGCGGCGGATCTTTCTACCAGGCGTTCAACAATCAGGATCTGCAGCAACGGATCTACCGCTGGGTCAACAACGACGACATCGTGCCGCAACTGCCCCTGCTGGGTTACTCCGCGGTGGGGAGGAAGTTTTTCATCAACGAAAGCGGCACCGTGATTCCCGACGCCCCGCCAGCCGCACCCACCTTTCCCAGTATCGCCGACCACAATATGCTGAGCTACGCCCGCCTGATCCACGCCAACCTGCCTGCCCAGCTGCAAAGCCGCCTGCCTTCCATCTGA
- a CDS encoding DUF4389 domain-containing protein translates to MPSARSCCPAFYCCRPLVHPAFCATTVITSYPVSAWRCTTMAAAGRPPWVISNSARRSFRRLLSISPTIPDHAISHFHRFFAAASGWGYYCPRCSTDNMRPLGQNPKKRGNKMDHPSMQDTWLRGLYMLLFAVFFNIAEIVLTVVAVFLFIVQVFTGKPNERVKAFGQSLSTYIYQLSQYFTFNSDYRPYPFEPWPQGGPAAGEGASGPGAKPAAPPPAQSTAEPAPAPAADASPAESKPRRKTKARRSAKTRTRAKTATKKTAAGASDSTPPATP, encoded by the coding sequence ATGCCCAGCGCCCGGAGCTGCTGCCCGGCTTTTTACTGCTGCCGGCCCCTGGTGCACCCCGCCTTTTGTGCCACAACCGTCATCACTTCATACCCGGTGAGCGCCTGGCGGTGTACCACGATGGCCGCTGCCGGCCGGCCGCCCTGGGTCATATCGAACTCAGCCAGGCGGAGTTTTCGGCGTTTGCTGTCCATCTCGCCGACCATCCCTGATCACGCCATTTCCCATTTCCACCGTTTTTTTGCGGCCGCTTCCGGCTGGGGTTACTATTGCCCCCGTTGCAGTACGGACAATATGCGGCCTCTCGGCCAAAATCCAAAGAAGAGAGGGAACAAAATGGACCATCCAAGCATGCAAGATACCTGGCTGCGCGGCCTGTATATGCTTCTTTTTGCTGTCTTTTTCAATATCGCTGAAATCGTGCTCACGGTCGTGGCGGTCTTTCTTTTTATCGTTCAGGTGTTCACCGGCAAACCCAATGAGCGGGTCAAGGCCTTCGGCCAGAGCCTGAGCACCTACATTTATCAGCTCAGCCAGTACTTCACTTTCAACAGCGACTACCGGCCTTATCCCTTTGAACCCTGGCCCCAAGGCGGCCCGGCCGCGGGAGAAGGGGCAAGCGGCCCAGGCGCGAAGCCCGCCGCACCGCCCCCCGCCCAAAGCACGGCTGAACCCGCCCCGGCGCCAGCTGCCGACGCCAGCCCGGCGGAAAGCAAACCGCGACGCAAAACCAAAGCAAGGCGCAGTGCCAAAACCAGAACGAGAGCCAAAACCGCCACCAAGAAAACCGCCGCCGGCGCCTCCGACAGCACGCCGCCGGCAACGCCCTGA
- a CDS encoding cytochrome-c peroxidase, whose amino-acid sequence MFLLPTRLASVVLALLTALPLGAGETVPALGPLPPVAANPDNLPTPARMELGRRLFFDNRISASGKLNCSSCHLPDHGWTLPLAISLANDGFVERRNPPTLINVGYNRALIWDGRAPSLEKQALGSTRNPVHKGQDIPRLMAVLNADPDMVARFQAAYGRAPNPTDYGKALAVFQRHFLVTGDSPFDRYMKGDKLALSEAARKGLALFQGKAGCSQCHNGPNFTDYGFYNIGLKRNPLFDQPAYAGILHFDAKRMGLTEWAGITDDPGRYLVTHDEKDWKAFKTPTLRNVEHTAPYMHDGRYATLDEVIAHYNRGGDGTPHQDRRIKALGLSAAEQAALKAFLLSLTGPLPPLPH is encoded by the coding sequence ATGTTCCTGCTGCCCACCCGTCTCGCAAGCGTCGTCCTCGCCCTGCTCACCGCCCTGCCTCTTGGCGCGGGGGAGACGGTTCCGGCCCTGGGGCCCTTGCCGCCGGTGGCCGCCAATCCCGACAACCTGCCCACCCCGGCCCGCATGGAGCTGGGGCGCCGGTTGTTTTTTGACAACCGTATTTCCGCCAGCGGCAAGCTCAATTGCAGTTCCTGTCATCTGCCGGACCACGGCTGGACGCTGCCTCTGGCCATTTCCCTGGCCAACGACGGTTTTGTGGAGCGGCGCAATCCGCCCACGCTGATCAATGTGGGCTACAATCGGGCGCTGATCTGGGATGGCCGCGCGCCCAGTCTGGAAAAGCAGGCCCTGGGCTCGACCCGAAACCCGGTGCACAAGGGGCAGGATATCCCGCGCCTGATGGCAGTGTTGAACGCCGATCCGGACATGGTGGCGCGGTTCCAGGCCGCCTACGGCCGCGCACCCAATCCCACCGATTACGGCAAAGCACTGGCGGTGTTTCAACGCCATTTCCTGGTCACCGGCGACAGTCCCTTTGACCGCTACATGAAGGGCGACAAGCTGGCCTTGTCCGAGGCTGCCCGGAAGGGCCTGGCCCTGTTCCAGGGCAAGGCCGGCTGCAGCCAGTGCCACAACGGCCCCAATTTCACCGATTACGGCTTTTACAACATCGGCCTCAAGCGCAACCCCTTGTTCGACCAGCCCGCGTACGCCGGAATATTGCACTTCGACGCCAAGCGCATGGGCCTGACTGAATGGGCCGGTATCACTGACGATCCCGGCCGCTATCTGGTGACCCACGACGAGAAAGACTGGAAGGCCTTCAAAACCCCCACCTTACGCAATGTGGAACACACCGCCCCCTACATGCACGATGGGCGCTATGCCACCCTGGATGAGGTGATCGCCCATTACAACCGCGGCGGCGACGGCACCCCCCACCAGGATCGGCGCATCAAAGCGCTGGGCCTGAGCGCCGCGGAGCAGGCCGCCCTCAAGGCCTTTTTGTTGAGCCTGACGGGCCCCTTGCCGCCATTGCCCCATTGA
- a CDS encoding nuclease, with protein MEQNKYHYRARVVSVYDGDTCTVDIDLDLGVWLRGEKLRLSRIDAPEVRGEDRKQGLLARDYLRRLIDGREILLHTIKDKKGKYGRYLADIWLADDHGGWRNVNDLLVQEGYARYYRY; from the coding sequence ATGGAACAAAACAAATACCACTACCGGGCACGGGTGGTCAGTGTGTACGACGGCGACACCTGTACGGTGGACATCGACCTGGACCTGGGCGTCTGGCTGCGCGGCGAGAAATTGCGCCTGTCCCGCATCGATGCGCCGGAGGTGCGGGGTGAGGATCGGAAACAGGGCTTGCTGGCGCGGGATTACCTGCGCCGCCTGATAGACGGCAGGGAAATACTGCTGCATACCATAAAGGACAAAAAGGGCAAATACGGGCGCTATCTGGCCGATATCTGGCTGGCCGATGACCACGGCGGATGGCGCAACGTGAACGACCTGCTGGTGCAGGAAGGCTATGCCCGTTATTACCGCTATTAG
- the murJ gene encoding murein biosynthesis integral membrane protein MurJ — protein sequence MSKRLLKSTATVSGMTFLSRLLGFVRDMAIARLFGAGVGADAFFVAFKIPNFLRRLFAEGAFSQAFVPVLAEYKSRRPGEVRDLVAHVGGALGGALLLITVLGVLGAPLLIALFAPGFIDEQEKYDLASAMLAITFPYILFISLTALAGAILNTYGRFAVPAFTPVLLNLALIGAALFLAPRMAEPVMALAWGVFVAGVAQLLFQLPFLLRLRLLPRPRVRRRHEGVGKIWKLMLPAIFGSSVAQINLLVDTLIASFLVTGSVSWLYYSDRLVEFPLGVFGIALATVILPKLSQRHAEADPARFRHTLDWGLRWVVLIGVPATVGLMLLAGPMLTTLFQYGAFTAEDVRRASYSLMAYAVGLLGFIWVKVLAAAYFSRQDTRTPVKIALVAMGANMVLNVALVFPLAHAGLALATSLSALLNAGLLYRGLKRAGVYVAGPGWPALLGRVGFACAAMAGLLAWGSAGLAAWTSWGAGERTGQLALWVGAGAAVYSGCLFISGWRPRQMQGPRL from the coding sequence ATGTCCAAACGTCTGCTGAAATCCACCGCCACTGTGAGCGGCATGACTTTCCTGTCGCGCCTCCTCGGCTTCGTGCGTGACATGGCCATTGCCCGGCTGTTCGGCGCGGGGGTGGGGGCGGATGCCTTTTTCGTTGCCTTCAAGATTCCCAATTTCCTGCGCCGTTTGTTCGCCGAAGGGGCTTTTTCCCAGGCCTTTGTGCCGGTGCTGGCGGAATACAAAAGCCGGCGGCCCGGCGAGGTGCGCGACCTGGTGGCCCACGTGGGCGGAGCGCTGGGCGGAGCGCTGCTGCTGATCACGGTATTGGGCGTGCTGGGGGCGCCCCTGCTCATCGCCCTCTTTGCGCCGGGCTTTATTGACGAACAGGAAAAGTACGATCTTGCCAGCGCCATGCTGGCCATCACCTTTCCGTACATTCTGTTTATTTCCCTCACGGCGCTGGCCGGCGCCATTCTCAACACCTACGGCCGCTTCGCTGTGCCCGCTTTCACGCCAGTGCTGTTGAACCTGGCCTTGATCGGGGCGGCGCTGTTTTTGGCGCCGCGCATGGCGGAGCCGGTGATGGCCCTGGCCTGGGGGGTGTTCGTCGCCGGAGTGGCGCAGCTCCTGTTTCAACTGCCTTTTCTGTTGCGTCTGCGCCTGCTCCCACGGCCGCGTGTTCGCCGCAGACATGAAGGGGTGGGCAAAATCTGGAAGCTCATGCTGCCGGCCATTTTCGGCTCCTCGGTGGCGCAGATCAATTTGTTGGTGGATACGCTGATCGCCTCCTTTCTGGTCACCGGCAGCGTCTCCTGGCTGTATTACTCGGATCGGCTGGTGGAATTTCCCCTGGGGGTGTTTGGGATTGCGCTGGCCACGGTGATCCTGCCCAAGCTGTCCCAGCGCCACGCTGAAGCGGACCCGGCGCGCTTCCGCCACACCCTGGACTGGGGTCTGCGCTGGGTGGTGCTCATCGGGGTGCCGGCCACGGTGGGCCTGATGCTGCTGGCGGGCCCCATGCTCACCACCCTGTTCCAGTACGGTGCCTTCACCGCCGAAGACGTGCGCCGCGCGTCCTACAGCCTCATGGCCTATGCTGTTGGCCTGTTGGGGTTCATCTGGGTGAAGGTGCTGGCGGCGGCATATTTTTCCCGCCAGGACACCCGCACGCCGGTGAAAATCGCTCTCGTCGCCATGGGTGCCAACATGGTCCTCAACGTGGCGCTGGTCTTTCCCCTGGCCCATGCCGGGCTGGCCCTGGCCACCTCTTTGTCCGCTCTGCTCAACGCGGGCCTGCTCTACCGGGGGTTGAAACGGGCGGGGGTGTACGTGGCCGGACCGGGCTGGCCGGCGTTGCTGGGGCGGGTGGGTTTTGCCTGCGCAGCCATGGCCGGCCTGCTGGCCTGGGGCAGCGCCGGGCTGGCGGCATGGACGAGCTGGGGGGCGGGGGAGCGGACCGGGCAACTCGCTCTGTGGGTGGGCGCGGGGGCCGCCGTTTACAGTGGGTGTCTCTTTATAAGCGGCTGGCGGCCGCGGCAGATGCAGGGACCGCGGCTTTGA
- a CDS encoding bifunctional riboflavin kinase/FAD synthetase, producing the protein MKIIRGLHNLPTAPKGTVVTIGNFDGVHLGHQAILGQLAERAAELGLPTVVVTFEPHPLEFFRPGLAPPRLTRFREKMHALTRYSVDRVVVLSFNTRLAAMPAVDFIEQVLIAGLNVRYLVVGDDFRFGHRRAGDFDMLKRTGVARGFQVAAMHSFCIDGERVSSTRIRAALGQDDLATAEKLLGRPYRMCGRVAHGDRRGRQLGFPTANIHLHRVSAPVQGVYAVEVFGLDPEPLAGVANVGNRPTVGGMRSQLEVHLLDFDQDIYGRYVHVDFLHKIRPEQRFAGVGELTAQIQRDVATARDFHMTRAARQRS; encoded by the coding sequence ATGAAGATAATACGCGGTCTCCACAATCTGCCCACCGCTCCCAAAGGCACGGTGGTCACCATCGGCAATTTCGACGGTGTTCACCTGGGGCACCAGGCCATCTTGGGGCAGCTGGCGGAGCGGGCGGCCGAGCTGGGCCTGCCCACGGTGGTCGTCACTTTCGAACCGCACCCGCTGGAGTTTTTCCGGCCCGGGCTGGCGCCGCCGCGCCTGACCCGGTTTCGGGAAAAGATGCACGCCCTCACGCGCTACTCAGTGGACCGGGTGGTGGTGCTCAGCTTCAACACCCGCCTCGCCGCCATGCCGGCCGTCGATTTCATCGAGCAGGTGCTGATAGCGGGCCTGAACGTGCGCTATCTGGTGGTGGGCGACGACTTCCGCTTCGGTCACCGCCGCGCCGGTGATTTTGACATGTTGAAACGGACCGGTGTGGCACGCGGTTTTCAAGTGGCGGCCATGCACAGCTTTTGCATCGACGGCGAGCGCGTGAGCAGCACCCGCATCCGCGCGGCCCTGGGGCAGGACGACCTGGCCACAGCGGAAAAGCTGCTGGGCCGCCCCTACCGCATGTGCGGCCGCGTGGCCCACGGTGACCGCCGCGGCCGGCAGCTGGGCTTCCCCACCGCCAACATTCACCTGCACCGGGTCTCCGCGCCAGTGCAGGGGGTGTATGCGGTGGAGGTGTTCGGCCTGGATCCCGAACCCCTGGCCGGCGTCGCCAATGTGGGTAACCGCCCCACTGTGGGCGGGATGCGCAGCCAGCTGGAGGTGCATCTGTTGGACTTCGATCAAGACATTTACGGACGCTATGTGCACGTGGACTTTTTGCACAAAATCCGCCCCGAGCAACGCTTCGCCGGCGTGGGTGAACTCACCGCCCAGATTCAGCGCGACGTGGCCACTGCACGCGATTTTCATATGACCCGCGCGGCGCGGCAGCGGTCATGA